From Penicillium psychrofluorescens genome assembly, chromosome: 6, one genomic window encodes:
- a CDS encoding uncharacterized protein (ID:PFLUO_009391-T1.cds;~source:funannotate) — MSLSSLSAAFRCLSFTPRRAFSTTLPAQTTKQLPEHIPPYPYGPNLWFKQSNTGLYGGAMIQFGNKISKGRNKGKTRRSWKPNVRRKKIYSDALEEHLFIKVTRRALRTIYKAGSLDNYLLDDRPARIKEMGIFGWELRWKIMQTPKIQEQFKEQRKKLGLPEPLSLEEWMKSKEKEIEEQVDRYMDIKELTKPTLNANSVRRED; from the coding sequence ATGtcgctctcctccctctctgCAGCTTTCCGCTGCCTCTCCTTCACGCCCCGACGAGCTTTCTCAACAACACTGCCCGCGCAGACCACCAAACAACTCCCCGAACACATTCCTCCCTACCCCTATGGACCCAATCTCTGGTTCAAACAATCCAACACCGGTCTGTACGGCGGTGCGATGATCCAATTCGGCAACAAGATCTCCAAGGGCCgcaacaagggcaagacgCGACGATCCTGGAAACCCAACGTCCGCCGGAAGAAGATCTACAGCGATGCTCTAGAAGAACATCTCTTTATCAAGGTCACGCGGCGCGCACTGCGCACAATCTACAAAGCTGGCAGTCTGGACAACTATCTGTTGGATGACCGGCCAGCCCGGATTAAGGAAATGGGGATCTTCGGGTGGGAATTGCGGTGGAAGATTATGCAGACGCCCAAGATCCAGGAGCAATTTAAGGAACAGCGGAAAAAGTTGGGGCTTCCGGAACCGCTGTCGTTGGAGGAGTGGATGAAgtcgaaggagaaggagatcgaggagcaggtcgacAGGTATATGGATATTAAGGAGCTCACGAAGCCGACGCTGAATGCCAACTCGGTCCGCAGGGAGGACTAG